DNA from Thermoflexus hugenholtzii JAD2:
TGGTTGTGGGACACAGAGAACCTGTTGTGATAATTAGCCATGATATCGTTAGTGATCGGATGGCAGGCCCGGGCATTCGTTATTTTCATCTAGCACGGGTTCTGGCTCATAGGTTTCAAGTAACCTTAGCTGTCCCTGAAGGGTCCACGATTTCCGGCGACTTCTTCACACTCGTTTACCATTCTGGGACCGATGAGCTACTGGGCAGGCTAATAGGGAGGGCGCGGGTTGTGATCGTCCCAGCTGTGTATGCTGCGCAGATTCCAGCGCTCTGGCAGTCTGAGGCTTTCATCGTGGTGGATGGCTATGATCCGTTTATTGCCGAAAGTTTGTTCTTGGGCGTAGATATTTTGTCTTTGCAGATTAATCTAACCAAAACTTATCTCTTAGGCGATTTCTTTATTTGCGCCAGTGAGCGCCAGCGAGATTGGTGGTTGGGATTATTAGAGGCCCACGGGCGGATCAATCCGTATACTTTTGGTGAAGATCCATCGCTGCGGAAATTGGTGGACGTTGTTCCCTTTGGATTGCTGGAGGAGCCACCGCAGGCAACAAGGCCGATAATAAAGGGCGTATGGCCTGGCATTGGTCCTGAAGATAAGGTGATTCTCTGGGGAGGAGGGCTCTGGCCCTGGCTGGATCCGTTAACCGCTATTCGCGCCATGGCCCGAGTCTGGCAGCAGAGACAAGATGTGCGGCTGATCTTTCCGGGAACTCGTCATCCCAATCCCTGGATGTCCGGTATCCCAACGCATAATGAGGCAGCCCAGGTATTGGCTGGAGAGTTAGGATTGCTGGGTAAGGCCGTTTTCTTTGGAGAATGGGTCCCTTATAAGGACTGGCCGAACGTGCTACTGGAGAGCGATCTGGCCCTGACGCTCCACCTAGACACGCTGGAAGCCCGTTTGGCCTTTCGTAGTCGGGTGCTGGATTACATTTGGGCAGGGCTTCCGATTATTGCCACGCGGGGAGACGCAACCAGTGACCTAGTAGATCAGTATCGGCTGGGGATCGTAGTGGATTATGCGGATGATGCCGGAGTAGCCAATGCTATTCTTCAGCTCCTGGAAACCCCGAAAGAAGCGTGGCATGTGCAGTTTGAAAAGGCACGTAGAGATCTAACCTGGGAGCGCGTGGCCCAACCCTTGGTAGAATTCTGTTGCCACCCCCGCAGGGCACCAGATAAGGTAGCGCTGGGGGACCGCCTGGGCAATCCATACTATATTCATGAACTCACCCGCTTACATGCACTGATAGCTGGATATGAACAGGGGCTGTTTATCCGCATGATGCGGCTGTTACATCGCCTCAGTAAACATCTTTGAGGTGAACCGCATGAAGGTTTCTGTAATTATTCCTGTCTGGAATGGTCGGGAGCATCTGCCAGGATGCCTGGATGCGCTGCTGGCCCAGGATTATCCAAACTTTGAGATCATTGCGGTGGACAATGCGTCAGTAGATGGATCAGCAGAACTCATAGCTGAGAAATATCCCCAGGTGCGATTGATCCGTAATATCTGCAATTTGGGCTTTGCGGGCGGATGCAATGTCGGCCTCAAAGCCGCTCAGGGCGACGTTTTGGTCCTGCTGAACCAGGATACAGTTGTGCTGCCAGGTTGGCTCCTGGCCCTTGTGGAAGCGCTCCAAAAGCCTGAAGTGGGCATTGTGGGATGCAAAATCCTATATCCGGATGGTAA
Protein-coding regions in this window:
- a CDS encoding glycosyltransferase, coding for MIVPAVYAAQIPALWQSEAFIVVDGYDPFIAESLFLGVDILSLQINLTKTYLLGDFFICASERQRDWWLGLLEAHGRINPYTFGEDPSLRKLVDVVPFGLLEEPPQATRPIIKGVWPGIGPEDKVILWGGGLWPWLDPLTAIRAMARVWQQRQDVRLIFPGTRHPNPWMSGIPTHNEAAQVLAGELGLLGKAVFFGEWVPYKDWPNVLLESDLALTLHLDTLEARLAFRSRVLDYIWAGLPIIATRGDATSDLVDQYRLGIVVDYADDAGVANAILQLLETPKEAWHVQFEKARRDLTWERVAQPLVEFCCHPRRAPDKVALGDRLGNPYYIHELTRLHALIAGYEQGLFIRMMRLLHRLSKHL